A window from Plasmodium cynomolgi strain B DNA, chromosome 7, whole genome shotgun sequence encodes these proteins:
- a CDS encoding mitochondrial carrier protein (putative): protein MNELSVNDAFDDIEIESFDFIWEEWEEYKGDVPLWQHIFCGSIAGLMEHVFMYPLDTIKTYIQTNDRLKGSRRVYDRCNVYSQNGNGSNFNDIKVHKSGLHVDKKTFCTSRGCDGCIYKKTCTYDNFCNMKMMTPFNKKGVFHASTLGATSDGLRKSKHNLRKFLCGGLNVEQRGVMAQVVNKKFQPRRHHSRVMNKQFAAESRIVNQDKCGSGQYNNLVRLRKYRACNLFDKPPGAVGDSCAMGNSQNMKIHSLARSPKRLGRNTLSRARSGGTMQVKQEMKNFQRFGMTCDTSASATTKWQRRDNTNKLIFNSLKKDDCPSSVNRSEINHLGSKKVTGRIIFKKGGNGASMWGQKSQYHKCAANGETVKNCNPAQKGYIEMKPLLRKMGASHVIKKNLRGIKKINNVLLNDLLGRCTHRTSNRSSNTHLVRVKRNNGLSLRRSLKGGPVPSTANDKRYVISESNKLGKKTNFSFIFSEQKSVSSGNTDGSNKPRLSNYLKLFQRTSKNPRFDHYLPSEAFKKSYMFQKNEWNFFTPLLEYIKKGLIPAKWYNITLTTSVMSNGKAVMMRKDGFNSYYSLLRNNNNIFRNNLCYVTKSYIYRNLFDRSIHSSSCKNNFYKNRNSNFSYSRFSRNGKSFNFIRSLFPDMSNGVNITTRQNCTLIRSNVANLYKGVNVVVLGCIPAHAMYFSTFEYSKKYFSSMCSKNLPIQVRSSGGGSRVEGGNQHLDGKKTEGVNYKLGDLNYFGIAVSGFLATIAHDLIITPIDTLKQRLQLGINKNSLDSIKILREHGIRSLYLSLPITLLMNIPYQIIMICTNEKMKKVYFEYFCGMSGLGRNNSQGACTTGGSSDRNDSVAGGGRTNCEAEESNNTPTSSSAYRLHNSEAKRGEGGGSSDKLHSSMKELSGNSDKLIKLFIEQDTDSVNYLSKSRGQKYAPNGGEHILLTSQTTFDGEQTNEEILFKNVINKLENSSINDLSEKYDHTMGDSFNFTGTKCDNVQLKNMWLGNYNNDDNNDDNNNNKNKNMKKNEFFNKPFNHITSYFVCAGIGGGIAAVVTNPLDVIKTRIQTECFNAKGFNFYRVISNLYHKEGFRSFFKGSMARMALCIPASAISWGTYETMKRFFKVNFNSA from the coding sequence ATGAACGAGCTATCCGTAAACGACGCCTTTGACGACATTGAAATTGAGtcttttgattttatttggGAAGAATGGGAAGAGTACAAAGGAGATGTGCCCCTATGGCAACATATATTCTGTGGAAGTATAGCAGGGCTGATGGAGCACGTTTTTATGTACCCTCTGGACACGATTAAAACGTATATACAAACGAACGATCGTCTGAAAGGCAGCAGGAGGGTGTACGACAGGTGCAACGTGTACAGCCAAAATGGTAATGGGAGCAATTTCAACGACATAAAGGTTCACAAAAGTGGCTTGCATGTGGATAAGAAAACATTTTGCACGTCTAGAGGGTGTGATGGATGTATTTATAAGAAGACATGTACTTATGACAATTTTTGTAACATGAAGATGATGACTCcgtttaataaaaaaggtgttTTTCACGCCAGCACACTTGGTGCTACATCAGATGGATTGAGAAAAAGTAAACACAATTTGAGAAAATTCCTTTGCGGCGGTTTAAATGTAGAACAGAGGGGAGTAATGGCCCAGgtggtgaataaaaaatttcaaccgCGTAGACACCATAGTAGAGTAATGAATAAACAGTTTGCTGCCGAGAGTAGAATTGTTAACCAGGACAAATGTGGTAGCGGTCAGTATAACAATTTGGTCAGATTAAGAAAGTACCGAGCATGCAATTTGTTTGACAAACCTCCTGGGGCTGTTGGTGACAGCTGTGCGATGGGTAACTCCCAGAATATGAAAATCCATTCATTAGCCAGAAGTCCTAAGAGGTTGGGGAGGAATACCTTAAGCAGGGCTAGAAGCGGAGGAACTATGCAAGTAAAgcaagaaatgaaaaacttCCAAAGGTTTGGAATGACTTGCGACACGTCTGCTAGTGCTACTACGAAATGGCAGCGTAGAGACAACACGAATAAGCTCATATTTAACAGTCTTAAGAAGGATGATTGCCCCTCATCAGTTAATCGCTCAGAAATTAATCACTTGGGCTCAAAAAAAGTCACAGGGAGAATTATTTTCAAGAAGGGCGGCAACGGTGCATCCATGTGGGGGCAGAAAAGTCAGTACCATAAATGTGctgcaaatggggaaacagTGAAAAATTGTAATCCTGCACAGAAGGGTTACATTGAAATGAAGCCACTTCTCCGCAAGATGGGGGCAAGTCacgtaataaaaaagaatttaagggggataaaaaagataaacaaTGTTTTACTAAATGATCTTTTGGGAAGATGTACCCATAGAACGAGTAACAGAAGCAGTAACACTCATTTGGTGCGTGTCAAGAGGAACAACGGTCTATCTTTGAGGAGGAGTTTAAAAGGTGGTCCCGTTCCCAGCACAGCGAATGATAAGAGATATGTGATAAGTGAGTCTAACAAACTGGGCAAGAAAACCaatttctcttttattttctcggAACAGAAAAGCGTAAGTAGTGGCAATACTGATGGCAGTAACAAACCACGGTTAAGTAATTATTTGAAGCTGTTCCAAAGGACAAGTAAGAATCCCCGATTTGATCATTACCTTCCCAGTgaggcatttaaaaaaagttatatgttccaaaaaaatgaatggaatttttttaccccccttttggaatatataaaaaagggtcTTATCCCAGCCAAGTGGTACAATATTACCTTAACCACATCAGTAATGTCTAATGGCAAAGCAGTGATGATGAGGAAGGATGGCTTCAATTCTTACTACTCCTTGTTAAGAAACAATAACAATATATTTCGTAATAACCTATGCTATGTAACCAAAAGTTATATTTACAGAAACTTGTTTGACAGAAGTATTCATTCTTcttcatgtaaaaataatttttacaaaaataggAACTCCAATTTTAGCTACTCCAGGTTTAGCAGAAATGGTAAAAGCTTCAACTTTATTAGGAGCCTATTTCCAGATATGTCCAATGGAGTGAACATAACAACGAGACAAAACTGCACCTTGATAAGAAGCAATGTTGCCAATCTGTACAAGGGGGTTAATGTCGTCGTGTTAGGATGCATTCCTGCACATGCCATGTATTTCTCCACATTTGAATATAGTAAGAAATACTTCTCCAGTATGTGCTCTAAGAATTTGCCCATCCAAGTGCGGTCCAGCGGCGGGGGTAGCCGcgtggagggggggaatcAGCATCTTGATGGGAAGAAAACCGAGGGGGTGAACTACAAATTGGGAGACCTAAACTATTTTGGCATAGCCGTATCAGGGTTTTTAGCAACCATCGCGCACGACTTGATTATCACCCCCATAGATACTCTAAAGCAGAGGTTGCAATTAGGCATAAACAAAAACTCCCTGGATTCGATAAAGATCCTAAGGGAACATGGGATCAGGAGTTTATATTTGAGTTTGCCAATAACCCTGCTCATGAACATCCCCTACCAAATTATCATGATAtgtacaaatgaaaaaatgaagaaagttTACTTCGAGTATTTTTGCGGCATGAGTGGGTTGGGTAGGAATAACAGCCAAGGTGCGTGTACCACTGGTGGGAGCAGCGATAGGAATGACTCTGTTGCAGGAGGAGGGCGTACCAACTGCGAAGCAGAGGAGAGCAACAATACTCCTACGAGCAGTAGTGCGTACCGTCTGCACAATAGCGAAGCGAAACGTGGCGAAGGAGGCGGTTCTTCGGACAAGTTACATAGCAGCATGAAAGAACTTAGCGGCAATAGTGACAAATTGATCAAGTTGTTCATTGAGCAGGACACAGATTCGGTGAATTATTTGAGTAAAAGTCGCGGGCAAAAGTACGCGCCAAATGGAGGGGAACATATTTTGCTAACTAGCCAAACAACATTCGATGGggaacaaacgaacgaggaaattttatttaaaaatgtaatcaACAAATTAGAAAACAGCTCAATTAATGACCTTTCAGAAAAATATGACCATACGATGGGCGACTCGTTTAACTTTACGGGGACGAAATGCGATAATGTGCAGTTAAAGAATATGTGGCTAGGAAACTACAATAATGATGATAATAATGATGACAATAACAATAATAAGAATAAgaatatgaagaagaacGAGTTTTTTAACAAACCGTTTAATCATATTACATCCTATTTCGTGTGTGCAGGAATTGGTGGCGGAATAGCCGCCGTGGTGACAAATCCACTTGACGTTATTAAGACGAGGATTCAGACGGAGTGCTTTAACGCAAAAggtttcaatttttatcgAGTGATATCGAACTTGTATCATAAGGAGGgttttcgttcctttttcaaGGGATCCATGGCAAGAATGGCCCTGTGCATTCCTGCTTCGGCCATATCATGGGGGACGTATGAAACGATGAAGCGGTTTTTTAAGGTTAACTTCAATTCGGCGTAG